The nucleotide window AGTCCTCTAATAATATTGTGTTTCCAGTGTCAAACTGAAAGTTATATAAAAGTTAACTTTTTCAGATGGTTATGTATAATTTGAGGTTGTTTCGACCCTGGTTGTTCTCTACTATTTCTGCTAATCGTCGTTAAATTGGCTCAAGTGATAGAAATTAACAGTTGCTGTATGAAAAATGCGCACTCGCATTAAGCAGTATTTTCATTAACTCACAGGCTTAGACTTTATTCTTCTGAATTTAAAGGGGTATTTTATCAGTGTCTCGATTGAACGGTGTTACTGGTTTTGGTTGAGTTTTGTACACAGTTTTAGTGGATAACTTGCAATAAAACGTTTGCTTCATAGAGTTGATATATTGCAAGCAAAACTGGAAAGAACAGTGAATACATCAAGGGGAACACGTATTCACTGAGGCGAGTTCCCATCGCTAAGCCATACTCATTAACGGCGAGCTACCGACTACCTTTTGTAACTTTAGTTTATGTGCAGCGAACTTCAAGGAATATGCGGCTGTTTAGAGCTTTCATAGTGACATCGAGATGACTTGTGAGTAAGGTTGGTAGATGCTTTCAGTATATAATTGTCGTCATATCAGCAAGAAACGGCAGCGTGATTTGTGACCATTAATCAACTTAGGAAGACGTTTTGTTAGTATTCAATTGCACTAAAGCCGCTTCGGACTTTTTTACTGTTTCTCGTCGAGGTCAAAAGCAGACACCTATTGAAGATAAACCCACCGAATCCATTTCCGACGTAGGTACTACTTTTGAGCCCATTTCACAGTGGCTTGTGCATGTCATCAAGGTCCAGCGAAAAAATGTGATTGTAGCGATGCATGTACATACGCGTTATGCGATGGTATTTTGCGGCGTGAAGAAGGGGGATTGGCTTGAATTTACCAACTTACTTGTCGAGCGCCTGTTTAACAATCTTCACTTTTTTATGGAGGAGTTTGAGTGGGGCGATGATGACAGCTTTCATGAGATGTTTAACTGCTTCCTTACTCTTCATCCACGTCCTTATTTCTGCCAACGAGGCGACCGCAGCGTGCAAAGCCATATTAATGATGTAGCTTGGCAATTCGAAGACCGTGTTTATCAAGTGGGTACGCTGCCTGATAATGAGTTTGAATCCGCTTCGTTTGACGAGTGGGTGAATAGCTTGCTTCGCAAAACTAAAGTAAGTAAAGATTACTTCTATCCTGATGAAGAGATGTTCCTGCAGTGGGCAAGCCATTATGGTCAGTTGCACGACAATGAATTGGAGCTAGTTCGTCCGTTTTTCTCCTCCCTACGTTGTCAAATGATAGATAGTATTCAAGGTGAAGCAAAAATAGCGGAAATCCAGGCACAAATGGAAATGGTTGCGGCCTCGATGACGAATGAAACGTCACAAGAAAAAGCGACCATCCCAGATAACGTGGTTGATCTCTTTGCTTTCAAAAGTGACGTTAAGCATTAAGTGGAGACCTAGCATCTTAAATAGGTGTTCCTTTTAGGGGGTCGATTCATCCCCACCATTTAGGTTCATCATCATAATCCCCATCATATGGAACAAATGTAGCAAAAGTGGGGATGATCGCTTAGTTTTTGACTTGTTGTTCATTCGTGAACTAGGGTGCGCTAACTCTAACCTAACCGCCCCTTGTGCTTTTTTACTACGCCCTGATGGCTTCCTCTCCTTGTACGTTTTAATACCTTTGAGGGCATCGAGCCATTCCGGTTTTTTAATGCTGCTATCGAGGTACTGCGTTGCCGCGCGCCAGTGAGATTTAGGGATAAATAAGTGGGTTGTCTCAAGAAATTTGCTCAACTCAATGGGTGAGTTGAAATGGATACCTGAGCGAGAAACACTGGCGTGGTTGAGGGCGTACTTAATGGCATCGACAATAGCTTCATGGTGTAGCTGGTGGTGTTCTTTTAGATCTTTTATGTATTGATTCTGCGTTTTGATTTCTATGGAAGTTTTGAGTGCTGAGGGCAGAAGTTTCGTCGAGCGGGCATTAGAAAAATGACGGGAGTATTGCTGACCAGCCGACTCCGTGGAAAATGCTTTGATGTGTTTGGCATTGCTAATCCACTTGTCTAATGTTGTCTCGCTGATTCTTAGCCTCGCACAAATATCTTCACGGCTAAAGCCTTGTTGGTAACGCTCTAGAGCACTTTGGCAAACCGGAATGGAACGGAGTTCTTTATCCTCTTCAATATGGAGCTTGGGAACAATACCATTGTGTATGTTTGTTGATAGCTCTTGAATCGCGAGCTTTTTCATCAAGTAGGGCAGGACATATCGTTTGAGTCTTTTCTCAAGTGGGACCCTTTGAGGCAATAAGCCCACTTGGCTCATTGCGCCTTGAGGAAGTGAAAAGTCGATCTCTCTCAGTTTTTGAGCAACGATCCAATCAGAAAAATGGAAGTAATGCTCAAAGGTCATCCGTGGCGATTCATGACCCGCCATAGCGGCGATGGCATCGTAGCCGTTCATGGCCGATCGTCCAAACACGATGTCTTTGATTTTCTGGAGCTGGCTTCTATCGTATGGGGATAACTGTTGGGGTAGTGATCTTAAGTCATCGACTTCCAAGATAAGTTGCAGCCTACTTAGACTGCTATGGCGAAGGTGATGAAACACAAAATAGTTCAATTGGGAAAGGGACTTGAGCAGTTCCCCTACAAGCATAGACACTCGAAAGCTATCTACGGGAAGCTTTGCGTCAGCACCAAGCGAAAAGAAGGGGTGTTTTTGTCCAAGTTGTTGTTCCTGCTTGATATGGTAATAGTCGTTGATGATTTTGGTTTCGTGCTCAAGCAACATTGGGTAAAGCGGTACTTTCCGTAAACTCGCTGCGGTTTTGTTTTGACCAAGGTGATTATCTCGAACGGAGAGCCAGCCAATTCTGGAAGGCTCAATGTCTTTGATTCGTAACTTGACCAATTCATTGAGTCTTAGGCCGCATCGATAGGAGAGGATACACATTGATTGAAGGCACAGTTTATCGGCTTCATTTAGCCCCTCAGTAGAAGAGATACCGTTAAGTAGACCTGTGAATAGTGCTTCATCGACAAACGCGGCGCGAGTATGGGCTTGCGTAGGGTCAGTGTGCAAATAGTCACTCGAAATAGGCGTAAGCACATTGGCTTCCACAGCAAAAGCGTGTAAGTCTTTAAGTCGACCTGCAAAGTACTTCTTTGACTTGTCTGTCGTGTGGCTGTCGATGGTTTGCTTATAGATTTGTTCCAACTCTTCACTGTTGAGTGAATTCAGTTGATATCTTTCGCTAAGGTAAAGCCATTTGCGTGTTAGGCTCGAATGGTACGCTTTTAAGGTGCCGACACTGCAAGAGTCTAGTTTATGGCGATACCACTGGATGAGTAAGCGTTGGTTTATTGCTTCTTCACTCGATATTTCCGCTATCAACGTTTCCAGGCTTTGCTTGAGTGTTGCTTTGCTCACTGGTTTGAGGGTTCCTTTGGGGCGCAAACAAGCTTTTAGCTTGTCAAAGAGTTCAAGGTGTTGTGATATTGGTTTCGCATTCTTTGCGCTTAACTCAGAATCTGAGGAAGCCGAAGCGGGGGTAACGTCGATATCCGTCAATGGATAGACCATTGGGTGAATCAAGCGAGCAAGATTGCTCGGCGGAAGACCGTAAGACTTTGTTTTGCTCACCTGGTATTCAATGAGCGCCTGGCTGATTGCTAAATCAGATTGGTTTTCTGCCACGTAGACCGAGGATTTGCAAAGTTGACTGAAAGTCAGGTCGCATTGATTTCTTGTCAATATGGTGCCCAACTCGCCTCTATCTCTAGGCGCCTGCCAATTATGGCGCTGCCACCGTTTCCATAAACGAAGTAAGCCAAGTGTAATAGGGTGAAGGTAGCAATGAAATTGGGTGACTTTCTTTCTCGCGACATCAACATTGGTGTTAAACCGTTCAGAGTCGATGGTTACGCTAATAAAAGGCGACTGATTCCAATGATGCACTGTGACGTTTGAGCTAGCAATTAATCGTTGGAAGGCGTCTACAACATCAGGATTCGCTTGGCCGCTATGATAGATGAGCGAAAGGATGAGATTTCGAAAAGCTTGCTCTTTGGATGGAGCGGGCGACTTCAGTAGCTCACCGAAGTACCAATGTTGATAGAACTCATAGCCTTTCCAAGCACTCTGCATCCAATCGAGCGTGCGCAGTGGTTTAGGTGACTTTTTGGTGACAATGTAACTTGGAGGGCTGACCTTCCAGTTATAGAGTTTTTGATAACTGAGGACGTTTTTTACACCGATGTTAAAGGCACGTCGGTAATCGCCAATTCGCCCAAATATGTGGGTGATGTCATCGATGAACTTCGCCCAGTCTTTATAAAAACGTTCAGGCTTCGGCACTATGACTGGGTTCGGGAAATATTTTTCAAATACTTGCTGTGCTTTTTGATTGACTCGCTCTATCTGGTTCAGTCGATTTTTACGGCGAGCTTCGACACCAATCTCAGTCATAGGTGGCCTCCACGCCAATATCTAACAGGTGTTCGTTAAGGATGTTTGAGATCGTCACCATATGTTGGCGGGTGAGCGTACTAAACTCGTGAAAACTGCGCTTCGATTGATTCATGTGTCCCATCCAGGCGTTAATGACTGAGGTGTCAACGCCCTTTGCCGTTAATAGTGACCGAGCGTGATGCCGTGCCCAATTGGCTTGGAGAGGGAAGACAGAGTCAATGAAAAATGTGTAGTTTGATGGTGTACACGGCTCATACTGACTTTCTCTTAAGTAGAAAAAGAGATGAGTCTCACCTGTGAGTAAACGTTTATACTCGAGTGATAGCTCTGGTTGAGTGTTGGCGAGCTGTAATACTCGTCGCTTGCAATAGCTCAAATAGTTGTCGAGGATTTTAATCGTGATGTCTGGAAGCTTGATGACGCGGCTATTATCACCAATACCGGACTCTTTGTCTGAAATCCAATAGTCGCCTGTTTGCAGCGATAGGTGCGTGATTTTTCCAAACCAACCGGTGACGGGGCGATAGCCTGATGCAATCGCAAGAACAAGCTGAGTGTAAATTGTGATGTTGTTATGGAAGCATTCATCTTTTGGCTGCTTTGAGTTCAGTTTTGACTGAAGGTGGGCAAACAATGAAGACAAAACGTCCGTTTCAATATACAAGGGTGAACCAAGTGATAAAGGACTGGGAATTTCATCGAACAGAGTTAACGCGGAGGGAACTGGGGTTAAGTGTGATAGGAAGTCCAAGTAACGGTTGTATGTTTGAAGTAGGTAGCCATCAGAAAGCTGTAGGTAAAACACAGCAGGTATGGTGTTAATTGGCTCACCTGTAAGCAAAGCAATAATGGTCGAGTCAACATTTTCATGCGACAGCTTCTGTCTGAGATAGGATGTAACTTTTCTCAGTGTTAGATGTGTATCATGCCGCTTGTTAATGTAACTGAGCAACCCTTTCAGCTCCGCTTCTTCCACACCCTTGAAAGTAAGGCTGCTCAAGCTCTGACAGACAATCTGCGGTAAAGGCAACCAAAACTCTTCCGAGGTTTTTGTCAGAAGGGGTAGGAGCTCAGCACGCTGCTTTTGAGAAGGCAGCCTGTGCTTTCGGCAAAAGCCTACGAGCTTTCGGTGCGAGGAGCGTTTACTTTTCAGCTTTTTGGCTTGGGTGTAGGTACTGCCGCTAAATAGCATAACAAGCAGTAACTTGGCTGCCATCAAAGTGTTTGAATTGGTGCTGATTTGTTCCATGCAATAGCGAACCAAGGCACCTATTTCATAAATAGTCGCACTGTCTATATCGCAAGCAAGACTCATGTCTCTCTTTTCAATGCGAGCCTGAATGGCGCGAGCATGCAACGCCCCAGCTGCATAGCTCGGTTGAGTGTGGGTGTAGCTGCTCACTATACTTGTCGTTCGACTGCTCTCACCGTGGTGGTCTTCTTTTTGCCAGCTATGACTCGTTGATTTGGGGCCTTCGTTGAACTGTGTTAGCTCAAATAACCCTTCTTCACCATCGTCATCGAGTGTTTTGAGTTCACCTTGTTCAAGTCGACCACTTTTTTTGAATTCATTACTAGTAACATTACGAGTGTAGCCGTCCGAGTAGTTTAAAGTGGACTCATAGGGCCGGCGATAGTGATTAAGTTTGTCGACCACTTGATTTGGAGGACGATCATCATTCTCTTCATCAACAAGAGTTTGAAACGCTTCTACAAGCTGGTGAAAATTGAGCTGTTCAATGTCTGGCAAGTAAGCGGCCATTGTTTCTCGTTTACCATTGGCAAATAACCTCACGTCATTACAGATGTCTTTGATTTTGGATTGATGCGTGCCAATAAATGAAAGGCGCGCCACGGATAAAAAAGTCAGCGCTTTATATTGGTCGAATTTGTTGCGGTCATAGGAAGTAAGCAAAAGATTGGATGACAAGAAAGCAGGTAGATAGTGGACACCAAGATTCTTACTATTCGAAATTGAGATGACTATGTCGTGCAAATTTGCCGAAACCGGCGGGCGTTGTACTCTTTGGGCCTCTGAAACAAGAAAGGGGATTTCTGGGAACTCGTTTCTATATTCTTCTCTGATGATTGCACATAGCCGAATGACTTCAGTTGCGATAAGGGCATTGTGACTCTCGTCGAATGGGAAGAGCTGCTTTAGAAAACGCTCGATATTCTTGTGTTTAAACCGCTCTTTTACACCTTCAAACATCTCGTTTTTTCTCCCGTACCAGCTGCTCAAAAATGGAAGGTTCTTCATTAGACGGCGTTTCTTGGGTTTGGGCTTTTGCGTTTTGCTGAGCGAGAGAACTTCTCGAAGAGTGTGTCATGTCGGAGAGCTGTTTTTGACTCAATTTATTCTTATCAAAAAGAGATTTAATGATGGTGTTGGGCGCCTGTTGATTAAGAGCTCGACGAAAGTCTTCTGCTGATTTGTTGTCGATTGAGGAAAGCATCGCGCGTAACACGGCCAACCAAGCTCTTTTCTCGACTTCAACATCACTCATCTCATCGTGAACAAGCACTTCGCAGTCGACGAGCTTCAGCGTTGTTAATGAAAAACTGAAGGATTCAAATCCGGAGATAATGGCGATTTTGTTGTTTGATATGCGCACGGCCTGAAGTGTGAGACCGACATTAATCTCATCTAAAGACGACTGCTGCATAACCGCTTTATCCACCCAAAACTGCCGAGAATGAAAGAACGAAAAGGCGGGTAGGGCAGCCCTATGAATCAAAAATTCTAATCGATTTTTTGAACGATTCGACAAAATATGAGACATTTCAAACGCTCGTTTAAGTCATAAAATGTACAATAAGTGTACATTACTCGAGACTCAAAATTAAAAAAATCGATCAAAAATGGTGAAAAATGAGATCGAGATTTGGTAGGGTATGCAACGGTAACTATCTGAAATGTCGTTTAATTTGAATTATTCGACAGTAAAAAATTGAGTGGGTATAATGCTTCCAAGCTGATGATGCGGGTTCGATTCCCGCTGCACGCTCCAAGTCTTCCCTTTATTTCAATAGCTTAATAAACAATAAGTCGCCAGTTATACAACCAGATATTACGGTGTATTTAGTAAGAGATAGAAACCAGTAGCTCATCAAGTGCCTGTTTGCTTGGAAAGTTACCGCGAGTATTGGATTGAGCTCGTTTGCCTTCTATTCATTAGCTGAATGGTTGACGGCTATGCTAGGTGATCTCGGTTGCAGTAATACAGATGCAGGGCATCTATATGGGCTGTTGCATTTATCGACGCAGTTTCTTTCAAAGTGTAACAATCAACGTAGACTGATCTTAATCTGGGTATTGACGGTGTTTGTGGCGGTTATAGATTTGGCGACTTACTCACAGCTCGTGCTTGTTTGGGTTACGCTGCTCGGGCTAGCAAACTGTCGCTATATTTCATTGCTGGCGAGGCAATCTGCTGTGCGCTAATTTGGCCGTTAGGGGTACTAAGATAATAGACTAGAGCACATAGTGTGATGAGCAACTCGAATATAGCAAAGGTATGCGCCTGGTTTTATATTTAGTGTTAACATGCTGATTTTTATCAGGATGTAACAATGAAATATAAAATAATAATTGCTTTTTCTATGTTAACGCTTTCGGGATGCTCCACATTTCCGATTCAAAGTTACTCACCGCAGGTTGAAAATATCAATGCGTTAAGTAACGTACAAACTAAGTTATCGGTCACGTATTTACCAGCCAGTTTTACTGACACTGGTGTAGTGCAATGTCGTGGAGCCGGTCCAGTTAAATTAATCAATGGTGATACTTTTACTAAGTATGTCGCAAGCTCTTTGGAGAGTGAGTTGATTGCAGGTAAAAAGTACCAAGTCTCCAGTCCTAAAGAGATCAAAGTAAGGCTTACTCGAGTTGACTTTGAAACTACCTTAGGAAATACCAATTGGTATATCGATGGGAAGTATACGTTGGGTGACTCTGTAGCATACGTCTCCACTATATATAATGACAAAAGCTCTTATATGGCGGATAAAGCGTGTCGAAATATGGGAGTATATTTTCCAAAGGCCGTAGCTATGCATCTCCAGCAGCTAATCGCGAGCCCTGAGTTCAATCGATTTGTCAGTGTATATAATCAAAACGAACATCAGCGTTTTGCCGAGAAACTGGAAATTCTCAATAAGGCTTTTCACAACGGTGTCATCACGGAACAAGAGTTTGAGGATAAAAGAGCGAAACTGATTTCCGATTTGTAGTCAAGAGACGGTTGAATGATAGAGCTGTACCATTTATTGCGGTTGATTAGTATTTTATGCCAATACTTGCGATAAATGGTACATCTATTCCGTCATTCGGCTGTTTTAAGTTAGCGTTGCTAAAGTGTCGGTATTGAAATCTAAGCTGGTATTTTTTTTCTTTATCCAGATAGATCCCGCCCCCCACTTGAGCTTGAAAGGCGAAATGCACTGCCTGTTCTCGTTCTCCAAATGTAGTAGTGGTTAGGTAACTAGGCCCCAGAGCTCTCACATGGAAGAACACCTCTTTGCTGCCCAGAGTCGAGCTCAATCGCAATTCCGGAAAAATAGAAAACGCTGTGAGCTGTTTACTTCCAGATGCACTGTTTGTCCTTAGATGGGTAATACTGGTACCGAGGCTCAATATTTGGCGCGAGCTGCGGTGGTAGTCGTATAGGATGGCATCAACAAAGGCGGCTTGATTGTGGTCATCAGTTCCAAACTGGGGGCCAGCGCCTAAGCCAAACAGGATCTCACCTGCTTGGCTTGTCGTAGAGAGGCAACAACTTAGGAGCAAAAACCGAGACAGACGATACATAGTAGTTCGCTCCTAGTTAGGGTTACGCTTTTACACAGTGGACAAGTGAGTGGCCTAAGCCAATCTTGTCTGTGACGGATACGATCTTTAGTCCAGCTTTTTCAATTAAAGGCAGGAAGTCATAACTCATATAGAAACGGCTATTGCCGTTTGCTATTGCGGTAAAATAAAGGCTGGTGGCATTAAGCGTATAGCTTGCAGACTCGTAATCTTGACGATCAGGGAACAGCTCTAATATGTATACCTCCGAATTTGACTTCATCGCTTCAACGACACGAGAAAGGATACTGACTACCTCTGCCTGACTAAAGCAATCTAAGAACTGACTCATCCAATAGATATCATGCTTCTCAGGTAGAGTCGCATTAATGTCCAGTAGGTTGGTAGGATGAGCAGAAACGCGGTTACTGTATCCTTGAACTTCAATGTTTTTGGTGGCGATGGCAAGCTGCTGTGGTAGGTCAACCATGGTCACTGAAATGTTTGGATTATACTCGCAACATTTTAGCGTCCATTTACCAGTGTTAGCACCAATATCACAAATGGATTTGCCTGATCGCGAAAAGACCGTTTCAAGGATGGTAGGAAAACTGCGATCAGAGTAGTAGTGGTCAAAGTCGAACCAGCTTTTTCTCTCTCGCTCGCGAAGGCTTGATAATCCTTCATAAACAGTTGGCCAGTTACCTAGTGTCTCTAGCCCAGCAGGGCGAGACTCTAAAATAGAAGTCGTTAACTCAGCCATGCCCTGATAGCAAATATCAGACACAAAATCCATATTAACTCGTGTCATCTCGTCGTGATTGACGAAATGACCGAGTTTAGTCAAAACGTAGTTGCCGCCTTGCAGAGTGACCAGTCCTACAGATAGACCCATATCTAACAGCACTTTAATACCGTAGTGGTCTGCGTCTACAAGTTGCTCGAGAGTTTCGACTGACGCGCCTTGTTTTCGGTACGTGGCTAGCGCATTGAGAATTCCAATATCACGTAAAGATTTT belongs to Vibrio sp. 10N and includes:
- a CDS encoding DUF6933 domain-containing protein; the protein is MLVFNCTKAASDFFTVSRRGQKQTPIEDKPTESISDVGTTFEPISQWLVHVIKVQRKNVIVAMHVHTRYAMVFCGVKKGDWLEFTNLLVERLFNNLHFFMEEFEWGDDDSFHEMFNCFLTLHPRPYFCQRGDRSVQSHINDVAWQFEDRVYQVGTLPDNEFESASFDEWVNSLLRKTKVSKDYFYPDEEMFLQWASHYGQLHDNELELVRPFFSSLRCQMIDSIQGEAKIAEIQAQMEMVAASMTNETSQEKATIPDNVVDLFAFKSDVKH
- a CDS encoding tyrosine-type recombinase/integrase is translated as MTEIGVEARRKNRLNQIERVNQKAQQVFEKYFPNPVIVPKPERFYKDWAKFIDDITHIFGRIGDYRRAFNIGVKNVLSYQKLYNWKVSPPSYIVTKKSPKPLRTLDWMQSAWKGYEFYQHWYFGELLKSPAPSKEQAFRNLILSLIYHSGQANPDVVDAFQRLIASSNVTVHHWNQSPFISVTIDSERFNTNVDVARKKVTQFHCYLHPITLGLLRLWKRWQRHNWQAPRDRGELGTILTRNQCDLTFSQLCKSSVYVAENQSDLAISQALIEYQVSKTKSYGLPPSNLARLIHPMVYPLTDIDVTPASASSDSELSAKNAKPISQHLELFDKLKACLRPKGTLKPVSKATLKQSLETLIAEISSEEAINQRLLIQWYRHKLDSCSVGTLKAYHSSLTRKWLYLSERYQLNSLNSEELEQIYKQTIDSHTTDKSKKYFAGRLKDLHAFAVEANVLTPISSDYLHTDPTQAHTRAAFVDEALFTGLLNGISSTEGLNEADKLCLQSMCILSYRCGLRLNELVKLRIKDIEPSRIGWLSVRDNHLGQNKTAASLRKVPLYPMLLEHETKIINDYYHIKQEQQLGQKHPFFSLGADAKLPVDSFRVSMLVGELLKSLSQLNYFVFHHLRHSSLSRLQLILEVDDLRSLPQQLSPYDRSQLQKIKDIVFGRSAMNGYDAIAAMAGHESPRMTFEHYFHFSDWIVAQKLREIDFSLPQGAMSQVGLLPQRVPLEKRLKRYVLPYLMKKLAIQELSTNIHNGIVPKLHIEEDKELRSIPVCQSALERYQQGFSREDICARLRISETTLDKWISNAKHIKAFSTESAGQQYSRHFSNARSTKLLPSALKTSIEIKTQNQYIKDLKEHHQLHHEAIVDAIKYALNHASVSRSGIHFNSPIELSKFLETTHLFIPKSHWRAATQYLDSSIKKPEWLDALKGIKTYKERKPSGRSKKAQGAVRLELAHPSSRMNNKSKTKRSSPLLLHLFHMMGIMMMNLNGGDESTP
- a CDS encoding integrase, producing MFEGVKERFKHKNIERFLKQLFPFDESHNALIATEVIRLCAIIREEYRNEFPEIPFLVSEAQRVQRPPVSANLHDIVISISNSKNLGVHYLPAFLSSNLLLTSYDRNKFDQYKALTFLSVARLSFIGTHQSKIKDICNDVRLFANGKRETMAAYLPDIEQLNFHQLVEAFQTLVDEENDDRPPNQVVDKLNHYRRPYESTLNYSDGYTRNVTSNEFKKSGRLEQGELKTLDDDGEEGLFELTQFNEGPKSTSHSWQKEDHHGESSRTTSIVSSYTHTQPSYAAGALHARAIQARIEKRDMSLACDIDSATIYEIGALVRYCMEQISTNSNTLMAAKLLLVMLFSGSTYTQAKKLKSKRSSHRKLVGFCRKHRLPSQKQRAELLPLLTKTSEEFWLPLPQIVCQSLSSLTFKGVEEAELKGLLSYINKRHDTHLTLRKVTSYLRQKLSHENVDSTIIALLTGEPINTIPAVFYLQLSDGYLLQTYNRYLDFLSHLTPVPSALTLFDEIPSPLSLGSPLYIETDVLSSLFAHLQSKLNSKQPKDECFHNNITIYTQLVLAIASGYRPVTGWFGKITHLSLQTGDYWISDKESGIGDNSRVIKLPDITIKILDNYLSYCKRRVLQLANTQPELSLEYKRLLTGETHLFFYLRESQYEPCTPSNYTFFIDSVFPLQANWARHHARSLLTAKGVDTSVINAWMGHMNQSKRSFHEFSTLTRQHMVTISNILNEHLLDIGVEATYD
- a CDS encoding SHOCT domain-containing protein yields the protein MKYKIIIAFSMLTLSGCSTFPIQSYSPQVENINALSNVQTKLSVTYLPASFTDTGVVQCRGAGPVKLINGDTFTKYVASSLESELIAGKKYQVSSPKEIKVRLTRVDFETTLGNTNWYIDGKYTLGDSVAYVSTIYNDKSSYMADKACRNMGVYFPKAVAMHLQQLIASPEFNRFVSVYNQNEHQRFAEKLEILNKAFHNGVITEQEFEDKRAKLISDL
- a CDS encoding acyloxyacyl hydrolase, encoding MYRLSRFLLLSCCLSTTSQAGEILFGLGAGPQFGTDDHNQAAFVDAILYDYHRSSRQILSLGTSITHLRTNSASGSKQLTAFSIFPELRLSSTLGSKEVFFHVRALGPSYLTTTTFGEREQAVHFAFQAQVGGGIYLDKEKKYQLRFQYRHFSNANLKQPNDGIDVPFIASIGIKY
- a CDS encoding methyltransferase; this encodes MEFYSNDTLTAVQAKEEAQRLAFAPVAFQAAKSLRDIGILNALATYRKQGASVETLEQLVDADHYGIKVLLDMGLSVGLVTLQGGNYVLTKLGHFVNHDEMTRVNMDFVSDICYQGMAELTTSILESRPAGLETLGNWPTVYEGLSSLRERERKSWFDFDHYYSDRSFPTILETVFSRSGKSICDIGANTGKWTLKCCEYNPNISVTMVDLPQQLAIATKNIEVQGYSNRVSAHPTNLLDINATLPEKHDIYWMSQFLDCFSQAEVVSILSRVVEAMKSNSEVYILELFPDRQDYESASYTLNATSLYFTAIANGNSRFYMSYDFLPLIEKAGLKIVSVTDKIGLGHSLVHCVKA